A region from the Panicum hallii strain FIL2 chromosome 1, PHallii_v3.1, whole genome shotgun sequence genome encodes:
- the LOC112877575 gene encoding succinate--CoA ligase [ADP-forming] subunit beta, mitochondrial translates to MVRGSLGKLASRALSVAGRWQHQQLRRLNIHEYQGAELMGKYGINVPRGAAAGSAQEVKDALKNVFPSEKEIVVKSQILAGGRGLGTFKSGLKGGVHIVKAEEAEGIASKMLGQILVTKQTGPEGKIVSKVYLCEKLSLTNEMYFAITLDRKCAGPLIIACSKGGTSIEDLAEKYPDMIIKVPIDVFKGITDEDAAKVVDGLALKAADRQSSIEQIKKLYELFCKSDCTLLEINPLAETADNKLVAADAKLNFDDNAAFRQKEIFALRDTTQEDPREVAAAKADLNYIGLDGEIGCMVNGAGLAMATMDIIKLHGGTPANFLDVGGSASEGQVVEAFKILTSDDRVKAILVNIFGGIMKCDVIAGGIVNAAKQVDLKVPVVVRLEGTNVDQGKRILKESGMTLITAEDLDDAAEKAVKASVK, encoded by the exons ATGGTTCGCGGATCGCTCGGGAAGCTTGCGTCCCGCGCCCTCTCCGTCGCCGGGAGATGGCAGCACCAGCAGCTCCGCCGCCTCAACATCCACGAGTACCAG GGCGCGGAGTTGATGGGGAAGTACGGGATCAACGTGCCCAGGGGCGCGGCGGCTGGGTCCGCGCAGGAGGTCAAGGACGCCTTGAAGAACGTATTCCCCAGCGAGAAAGAG ATAGTTGTTAAGAGTCAAATCCTTGCTGGCGGCCGTGGGCTGGGCACTTTCAAAAGTGGGCTGAAAGGTGGTGTTCATATTGTTAAGGCTGAGGAAGCTGAAGGAATTGCAA GTAAAATGCTAGGCCAGATTCTGGTCACGAAGCAAACTGGCCCAGAGGGGAAGATTGTGAGCAAG GTCTATTTGTGTGAGAAACTGTCACTTACTAACGAGATGTACTTTGCCATCACCCTTGACAGGAAATGTGCTGGTCCG CTCATTATTGCTTGCAGCAAGGGAGGAACCAGTATTGAAGATCTTGCAGAGAAGTATCCTGACATGATTATTAAG GTTCCTATTGATGTATTCAAAGGAATAACAGATGAGGATGCAGCTAAAGTTGTTGATGGTCTAGCGCTGAAGGCAGCAGACAGGCAGTCTTCTATAGAACAGATTAAGAAGCTCTATGAACTTTTCTGCAAGTCTGATTGCACACTGCTGGAG ATAAATCCTCTTGCGGAGACAGCTGACAACAAGCTTGTTGCTGCTGATGCAAAGTTGAACTTTGATGATAATGCTGCATTTAGACAGAAAGAAATATTTGCACTGCGTGATACAACACAGGAAGACCCCAGGGAG GTTGCTGCTGCCAAAGCAGATTTGAACTACATTGGTCTTGATGGAGAGATTGGTTGCATGGTGAATGGAGCAGGATTGGCCATGGCTACCATGGACATTATCAAGTTGCATGGTGGTACACCTGCCAATTTCCTTGATGTTGGTGGAAGTGCCTCAGAGGGTCAG GTTGTGGAAGCATTTAAGATCCTGACTTCAGATGATAGAGTGAAGGCAATTCTAGTGAACATTTTTGGGGGCATCATGAAATGTGATGTGATAGCAGGTGGAATCGTAAATGCTGCTAAACAG GTTGACCTGAAGGTGCCTGTTGTTGTTCGGCTAGAAGGCACCAATGTGGACCAAGGAAAGAGGATTCTTAAG GAAAGTGGAATGACACTGATCACTGCAGAAGATCTTGATGATGCGGCAGAGAAGGCTGTAAAAGCATCCGTCAAGTAA
- the LOC112879712 gene encoding uncharacterized protein LOC112879712 — protein sequence MQAPRGGGGFLGKRKEREYYPPYPSASSSEQAVLLQRPPQPFARPDPRFGRPDRAAAVRLGAKPPLPHPGVAGLQVGGGGGGGGNKLLAGYLAHEFLRCGTLLGERRLEPSAWKEKEPALAAPAPEPSRRYAEVSRLLMAGGARIPGIVNPSKLGRWLRIKE from the coding sequence ATGCAGGCGCCACGTGGCGGAGGTGGCTTCCTCGGGAAGCGGAAGGAGCGCGAGTACTACCCGCCATACccctcggcctcgtcgtcggaGCAGGCGGTGCTGCTCCagcggccgccgcagccgttCGCTAGGCCCGACCCGCGTTTCGGCAGGCCGGAtcgcgcggcggcggtgaggctTGGCGCCAAACCGCCGCTCCCTCACCCAGGTGTTGCGGGGCTCCaagtcggcggcggcggcggcggcggcggcaacaaGCTGCTGGCCGGGTACCTGGCGCACGAGTTCCTGCGGTGCGGCACGCTCCTCGGCGAGCGGAGGCTGGAGCCGTCGGCGTGGAAGGAGAAGGAGCCCGCcctcgccgcccccgcgcccgagccgagcAGGCGCTACGCGGAGGTTTCGCGGCTGCTCATGGCGGGCGGGGCCCGCATCCCCGGCATCGTCAACCCCTCGAAGCTCGGCCGCTGGCTCCGGATTAAGGAGTGA